A DNA window from Naumovozyma dairenensis CBS 421 chromosome 7, complete genome contains the following coding sequences:
- the PBS2 gene encoding mitogen-activated protein kinase kinase PBS2 (similar to Saccharomyces cerevisiae PBS2 (YJL128C); ancestral locus Anc_1.225): MTESFSKLSINDTNERDTKGSHRNSFITASDELMHTPNSERPISPVQNKTPTTINSINVKRTSSTSSNYENINANLHARVKAFQEQRALKRSTSIGSNKSEHDSNQNNQNQQVSSPSSVSSGSSVSQQRIQEHVQVQLQQQSQIQPQLQPGKIQQIVNKPLPPLPPTSITTNISSFSSSSSTREEQTMIQNMHLPATIKKDTNKQEISYKNNKHTNLSDQNLPSSLSNYQDTQNSVEKTLESLRNKKIFIEKILRTVQHVEYPNSISQLNPTRRAPRRPLSIAPITASTTNTTSTLGISTNTANVTKTSTVPSSISHHQLPTISSTNTPTIERPKQSLSARRGLKLPLGGMSLKMLNKLPSPSAQQTNNNQQEAFAASPSNKNHSSNLNTSNNGKRSNPGSLINAIQSTATSSSNNEQHDTEGTNPSSSVNSNGSGSGSGSGGIFANFSKYVDIKSGSLNFAGKLSLSSKGIYFNNGSSSKITLEELEFLEEIGHGNYGNVSKVLHKPTNIIMAMKEVRLELDEAKFRQILMELEVLHKCQSPYVVDFYGAFFIEGAVYMCMEYMDGGSLDKIYSQDPEIGGIDEPQLAVITTAVIRGLKVLKDEHNIIHRDVKPTNILCSAKQGTIKLCDFGVSGNLVASMAKTNIGCQSYMAPERIKSFNPDMATYTVQSDIWSLGLSILEMALGRYPYPPETFDNIFSQLSAIVDGPPPQLPSDKFSKEAQDFVSLCLQKIPERRLNYSALLEHPWLVKYRDVDVGMSDYLTSRLEKRKKILAEKGEDSLRKRVPALHMGGL; this comes from the coding sequence atgaCTGAATCgttttctaaattatctATAAATGATACCAATGAACGAGATACGAAAGGATCCCACAGGAATAGTTTTATTACGGCAAGTGATGAATTGATGCATACTCCAAATTCTGAACGTCCCATTTCTCCAGttcaaaacaaaactcCTACAACTATCAACTCTATAAACGTTAAAAGAACCTCCTCGACATCTTCAAActatgaaaatattaatgcAAACTTACATGCTCGTGTAAAAGCATTCCAAGAACAACGTGCATTAAAAAGATCTACCAGTATTGGTAGCAATAAAAGTGAACATGATTCCAATCAAAACAATCAAAATCAACAGGTGTCATCACCATCTTCAGTATCATCTGGTTCTTCAGTTTCACAACAAAGGATACAAGAACATGTACAAGTTCAATTACAACAGCAATCTCAAATTCAACCGCAGTTACAGCCAGGAAAGATTCAACAAATAGTGAATAAACCATTGCCCCCTTTGCCACCAACAAGTATCACCACTAATATATCTTCAttctcatcttcatcttcaacaaGGGAAGAACAAACTATGATACAAAACATGCATTTACCAGCAAcaataaagaaagatacaaataaacaagaaatatcatataaaaataataaacatacAAACCTATCTGATCAAAATTTaccttcatcattatcaaacTATCAAGATACACAAAATTCTGTAGAAAAAACTTTGGAAAGCCTACGAAATAAAAAGATATTCATAGAAAAAATACTTCGGACGGTTCAACATGTAGAATACCCAAACTCCATATCGCAATTGAATCCAACAAGAAGGGCACCAAGGAGACCCTTATCGATAGCACCAATAACTGCTTCTACCACCAATACTACCAGCACATTGGGAATAAGTACGAATACAGCTAATGTAACAAAAACTTCAACAGTACCATCTTCAATAAGTCATCATCAACTACcaacaatatcatcaacTAATACTCCAACGATAGAACGTCCAAAGCAAAGTTTAAGTGCTCGACGTGGACTCAAATTACCATTAGGAGGAATGtctttgaaaatgttaaataaattaccaTCACCGTCAGCACAAcaaactaataataatcaacaaGAGGCATTTGCCGCATCACCATCTAATAAAAATCATTCCTCTAATCTTAATACATCGAACAATGGTAAAAGGTCCAATCCGGGTTCTTTGATAAATGCTATTCAAAGCACAGCCACATCGTCAAGTAACAATGAACAACATGACACAGAGGGTACTAACCCATCTTCATCTGTGAATAGTAACGGAAGTGGTAGTGGTAGTGGTAGCGGTGGTATTTTTGccaatttttctaaatatGTAGATATTAAATCTGGTTCACTGAACTTCGCTGGTaagttatcattatcatctaagggaatttattttaataatGGTTCTAGTTCCAAAATTACATTGGAGGAATTAGAATTTTTGGAAGAAATTGGTCACGGGAATTATGGGAACGTTTCAAAAGTTTTACATAAACCAACCAATATTATCATGGCTATGAAAGAGGTTAGATTGGAATTAGATGAAGCTAAATTTAGACAAATCTTAATGGAATTGGAAGTTTTGCATAAATGCCAATCTCCTTACGTGGTAGATTTCTATGGTGCATTCTTTATTGAAGGAGCTGTCTATATGTGTATGGAATATATGGATGGTGGTTCACTGGATAAAATCTATAGTCAAGATCCAGAAATTGGCGGAATTGATGAGCCACAATTGGCTGTTATTACCACTGCTGTGATTAGAGGTCTAAAAGTCTTAAAAGATGAacataatattattcatcGAGATGTCAAACCGACTAACATCTTATGTTCCGCCAAACAAGGTACTATCAAGTTATGTGATTTCGGAGTTTCCGGGAATTTAGTAGCATCAATGGCCAAGACAAATATCGGTTGTCAATCATATATGGCTCCAGAACGTATCAAGTCATTCAATCCTGATATGGCTACATATACAGTCCAATCTGATATTTGGTCCCTGGGATTAAGTATATTAGAAATGGCATTGGGAAGGTATCCATATCCACCGGAAACATTTGATAACATATTTTCACAATTAAGTGCTATCGTTGATGGTCCACCTCCACAATTACCTTCCGATAAGTTTAGTAAAGAAGCTCAAGATTTTGTTAGTTTATGTTTACAAAAAATTCCTGAAAGAAGATTGAATTACTCAGCATTATTAGAACACCCATGGTTAGTCAAATATAGAGATGTGGATGTTGGTATGAGTGATTACTTAACAAGTAGGCTGgagaaaaggaagaaaatactTGCTGAAAAGGGTGAAGATAGTTTACGAAAACGTGTCCCAGCACTACATATGGGAGGACTTTAA
- the TRK1 gene encoding Trk1p (similar to Saccharomyces cerevisiae TRK1 (YJL129C) and TRK2 (YKR050W); ancestral locus Anc_1.224): MQLRRRLSRVSTLTPFTIPYKKTLGHKLRDFIDELGQKFTPIKKYIFPNFIAVHYFYIISLTIIASILMYPIKNARYIDILFLAAGATTQGGLNTVDLNGLTLYQQLIIYLTCMLSTPIIIHGCLAFVRLYWFERYFDGIRDSSKRNFEIRRTKTTYRKRINCKDKNEYVPSSLFKIAFFSVPQRRDDFQEKLFSGKMVNRDEQESINDTITGHSRYAAIRPQANSHNSDSNSSSVPTSSSTKDEASVTKPYINHTLGVSEPQIRHNDGSFDRDYEDETENFARRRMSEDILPEDMYRSIMLLRNQHDDAKEDDGPALIVKAPTGRSLNFYDREISPKDITENSLQPRPADIIDNNSSAVESLSTFGNIPNSRNDSENASDRSTDFNNVESGADLSDTEGVLSPHSSRQSLGSISPKTRSRSPVSNKHYMLNSEWKPDEANILNRQRPTIQFDITKPPKRRLQRERQIKAHNATMEVDSPRSYFAHTRRSSRNIFKHIPKGRRIRQKIKRSLSTGSTEKRTGKSTRRSRGQYTEHDGDNEEYFADDETDDEQENLSSNNNVNRTHWEETVSRPPLRQNRSSFDNSQGHDIVHPLHKSRTYDQALVKTLDELARKPDFQKVIYEDWKAKHRKSSAFPHFESHFPQNKRASVLFKGDRPLGHPGHGSDQYSSDSHPNPSSMNEDDGYLQSLESTNANKPDIDEEGNYYGLHFDPDINFSRPHGHIERTMSTNYLSWQPTIGRNSNFYGLTQRQKDELGGVEYRAIKLLCRILLAYYIGFNIMAFVMLVPWICVRKHYISIVRDDGISPAWWGFFTAMSAFSDLGLTLTPDSMSSFNKAIYPLLTMAWFIIIGNTGFPILLRFIIWIMFKLAPDLSQLKESLGFLLDHPRRCFTLLFPSAATWWLLLILLFLNFTDLILFVILDFGSSYLDGIGRGYKVVMGLFQGVCTRTAGFSVMDLSKLHAAIQVSYMLMMYVSVLPLAISIRRTNVYEEQSLGIYGEIRTPEEIEEEEEEEDGEHSDDEQDDNNEEEYDESSNNEEDSTETSGSSRSSNKKKNMRKTKKVSTRSFIGAHLRRQLSFDLWFLFLGLFIICICENGKIKDDAAPAFNVFSILFEIVSAYGTVGLSLGYPNTNQSFSGRLTVLSKLVIIAMLIRGRNRGLPYSLDRAIMLPSDRLEHIDHIEDLKLKKRSAISKSDSQSNRDPMNSYVKNGTRWIRRGLKKSFTLPPQQRQSSAATSARSHFLSERSNEQ; the protein is encoded by the coding sequence ATGCAACTTCGCCGAAGGTTGAGTCGTGTTTCGACATTGACTCCATTTACTATCCCATACAAAAAAACTTTAGGCCATAAATTACGTGATTTCATAGATGAGTTAGGTCAGAAATTTACAccaataaagaaatatatattcccCAATTTTATTGCcgttcattatttttatatcaTTTCATTGACTATCATTGCTTCAATATTGATGTACCCTATCAAAAATGCCAGATATATcgatattttatttttggcCGCAGGCGCTACAACACAAGGTGGTCTAAATACTGTAGATCTGAACGGCCTTACATTGTACCAGcaattgataatatatttaacaTGTATGCTTTCTACGCCGATCATCATTCATGGTTGTTTAGCGTTCGTTAGATTATACTGGTTCgaaagatattttgatgGTATTAGAGACTCCTCAAAGAGAAATTTTGAGATAAGGAGAACAAAAACAACTTATAGAAAGAGAATTAACTGCAAGGACAAAAACGAATATGTCCCATCAAGCTTATTCAAGATCGCATTTTTTTCAGTCCCGCAAAGAAGAGATGATTTCCAAGAAAAGTTATTCAGTGGTAAAATGGTCAATAGAGATGAACAAGAATCCATCAATGATACAATTACTGGCCATAGTCGTTATGCAGCCATACGCCCACAGGCTAATTCCCACAATTCTGACTCCAACAGCTCCTCAGTACCAACTTCTAGTTCAACAAAGGACGAGGCATCGGTTACTAAACCATATATAAATCATACACTAGGGGTTTCCGAACCACAAATACGGCATAATGATGGGAGCTTTGATAGAGATTATGAGGATGAGACTGAAAACTTTGCTAGAAGGAGGATGTCAGAAGATATTTTGCCTGAAGATATGTATCGATCTATCATGCTGTTAAGGAATCAACATGATGATGcaaaagaagatgatggaCCTGCACTAATTGTGAAGGCCCCAACAGGAAGAAGCTTGAATTTTTATGACAGAGAAATAAGTCCAAAGGACATCACTGAAAATTCTTTACAACCGAGACCTGCAGATATAATAGACAACAACAGCTCAGCAGTGGAATCACTTTCCACTTTTGGCAATATACCGAACAGCAGAAATGACAGTGAAAATGCATCCGATCGTAGTACAGATTTCAACAACGTCGAATCTGGGGCAGATTTATCAGATACTGAAGGGGTTCTGTCTCCACATAGTTCTCGGCAAAGTCTAGGCTCTATTAGCCCGAAAACAAGATCTAGATCTCCCGTATCAAACAAACATTACATGTTGAATTCAGAATGGAAACCAGATGAGGCAAATATACTGAATAGACAACGTCCAACTATTCAATTCGATATCACAAAACCCCCAAAGAGACGGTTACAACGAGAGAGACAAATAAAAGCACATAATGCTACCATGGAGGTAGATTCACCAAGATCATACTTTGCTCATACCCGAAGATCAAGCcgaaatatattcaaacaTATACCGAAGGGGAGGCGAATACGGcaaaaaatcaaaagaagCTTATCCACAGGTTCCACAGAAAAACGTACTGGGAAGAGTACAAGGCGTTCACGTGGACAATACACTGAACATGATGGAGATAATGAAGAGTATTTTgcagatgatgaaacagaCGACGAACAAGAAAATCTGAGCAGTAACAATAATGTTAACCGAACCCATTGGGAAGAAACTGTTTCTAGACCACCTTTGAGGCAGAATAGATCATCATTCGATAATTCTCAGGGTCACGATATCGTACATCCCTTACATAAATCAAGGACCTACGACCAAGCATTGGTGAAAACGCTAGATGAGTTGGCAAGGAAGCCTGATTTCCAAAAGGTAATATATGAAGATTGGAAAGCCAAACATAGGAAGAGCAGCGCATTTCCGCATTTTGAAAGTCATTTCCCCCAAAACAAACGTGCCTCTGTACTATTCAAAGGAGATAGACCCCTCGGCCATCCCGGCCATGGATCAGACCAGTATAGTTCTGATTCTCATCCTAACCCATCTAGTatgaatgaagatgatggtTATCTCCAAAGTCTTGAAAGTACCAATGCCAACAAGCCCGAcattgatgaagaaggaaaCTATTATGGACTACATTTCGACCCtgatataaatttttctcGCCCTCATGGGCACATAGAAAGAACAATGAGTACCAATTACTTGTCCTGGCAACCAACCATAGGACgtaattctaatttttaTGGTTTAACGCAAAGACAGAAAGATGAGCTAGGCGGTGTTGAATACAGAGCTATCAAGTTACTGTGCAGAATTCTTCTTGCTTATTACATTGGCTTCAATATCATGGCATTTGTGATGTTAGTCCCATGGATCTGTGTTCGTAAACATTACATATCCATTGTTAGAGATGATGGTATTTCACCTGCATGGTGGGGATTTTTCACTGCTATGAGTGCATTCTCTGACCTAGGATTAACATTGACGCCTGATTCCATGtcatcattcaataaagCTATCTATCCATTACTTACCATGGCatggtttattattatcggTAATACGGGGTTTCctatattattaagatttatcatttgGATCATGTTTAAACTGGCACCTGATTTGTCGCAATTGAAAGAAAGCCTTGGATTTTTACTGGATCATCCCCGTCGTTGCTTTACTTTGTTATTTCCAAGCGCAGCCACCTGGTGGCTTTTATTgatcttattatttttaaattttaccgatttaattttatttgtcATTTTAGATTTTGGCTCTTCGTACCTAGACGGTATTGGAAGAGGATACAAAGTTGTAATGGGATTATTTCAAGGTGTTTGTACCAGAACTGCTGGCTTTTCTGTCATGGATTTAAGTAAGCTACATGCGGCAATCCAAGTTTCTTACATGCTAATGATGTACGTTTCGGTCTTGCCATTAGCCATTTCTATAAGAAGAACGAATGTCTATGAGGAACAGTCTTTAGGAATATATGGTGAGATACGTACACCGgaagaaatagaagaagaagaggaagaagaggatGGAGAGCATagtgatgatgaacaagatgacaataatgaagaagagtATGACGAGAGCTCAAACAATGAAGAGGACAGTACGGAAACGTCTGGCTCATCAAGAAGCTCgaataagaaaaagaacATGAGGAAAACTAAGAAAGTATCTACGAGATCTTTCATTGGAGCGCACTTAAGAAGACAGTTATCCTTTGATCTTTGGTTCTTATTCTTGGGGCTCTTTATTATCTGTATCTGTGAGAATGGTAAAATTAAGGATGATGCTGCACCAGCTTTCAATGTATTTTCAATCTTGTTTGAGATTGTTAGTGCTTATGGTACTGTTGGGTTATCGCTTGGATATCCAAATACAAATCAATCATTCTCTGGCCGACTTACTGTATTGTCAAAGTTAGTAATTATTGCCATGTTAATTAGGGGAAGAAATAGAGGTTTGCCATATTCTTTGGACCGTGCAATTATGTTGCCAAGTGATAGGTTAGAACACATTGACCATATCGAAGACCTAAAGCTCAAAAAAAGAAGCGCCATCTCAAAAAGCGATAGTCAATCGAATAGAGATCCAATGAACAGTTATGTAAAGAATGGAACAAGGTGGATACGACGAGgattaaagaaaagtttTACATTACCCCCTCAGCAACGCCAATCTTCAGCTGCTACATCTGCAAGATCTCATTTCTTGTCCGAAAGAAGTAACGAACAATAG